The Algoriphagus halophilus genome window below encodes:
- a CDS encoding hydrogen peroxide-inducible genes activator has product MTIQQLEYLIAVDKHRHFGHAAESCFVTQPTLSAQLSKLERELGVILFDRSKMPVIPTEIGVQIIAQAKRVVSESKGILELVAQLKGDISGVIKLGIIPTLAPYLLHLFIRKFLEKYPKVKMEVQEMVTEEIVRKLKNDELDLGIVVTPLHEIGVVEKPMFYEKFYAYLSKGHPLLKEKEFRPEMINQEDLWILQQGHCFRDQVINLCDQRLSGPSNFHYESGSLEGLKNMVNKYQGVTLLPELATFDLSEEEKSRIRPFAGVPPIREVSIILNRSYLKQKLVELLYNEITDSIPAKMTSKSHGKIVRFK; this is encoded by the coding sequence ATGACTATTCAACAACTAGAATATTTAATTGCCGTGGATAAACATCGGCATTTTGGGCATGCAGCTGAAAGTTGCTTTGTGACCCAACCCACTTTGAGTGCACAGTTGAGTAAGCTGGAGAGAGAATTAGGGGTGATTTTGTTTGATAGAAGCAAAATGCCTGTAATTCCCACTGAGATTGGAGTTCAGATTATTGCCCAAGCCAAAAGAGTAGTATCTGAAAGCAAAGGGATTTTGGAGTTGGTAGCTCAATTGAAAGGAGATATTTCTGGGGTGATTAAGCTGGGAATTATCCCTACACTCGCTCCTTATTTACTTCACCTATTTATTAGAAAGTTTCTTGAAAAGTATCCAAAAGTGAAAATGGAAGTTCAGGAAATGGTCACAGAAGAAATTGTCAGAAAACTCAAAAATGACGAGTTGGATTTAGGGATTGTAGTGACTCCACTTCATGAAATTGGGGTGGTCGAAAAGCCGATGTTTTATGAAAAATTCTATGCTTACTTATCCAAAGGTCATCCTTTACTGAAAGAAAAAGAATTCAGGCCGGAAATGATTAATCAAGAAGACTTGTGGATTTTACAACAAGGTCACTGTTTCAGGGACCAGGTGATCAATCTATGTGATCAAAGATTGAGTGGGCCCAGTAACTTCCATTATGAAAGTGGATCTTTGGAAGGCTTAAAAAACATGGTTAATAAGTATCAAGGGGTCACCTTGCTTCCGGAGTTAGCTACCTTTGACTTATCTGAAGAGGAAAAATCAAGAATTCGTCCATTTGCCGGGGTACCACCAATAAGGGAAGTAAGTATTATTTTAAATCGGAGTTACTTGAAACAAAAATTAGTAGAGCTCTTATATAATGAGATAACTGATTCTATTCCTGCAAAAATGACATCCAAATCCCACGGCAAAATCGTTCGGTTTAAGTAA
- a CDS encoding DUF1569 domain-containing protein, with translation MKDIFDPAVTAELVNRINQLTPETQGLWGKMSVDQMLAHCNVAYEMAFTDKHAKPNAFVRFLLRTFVKKGVVNEKPYPKNIRTAPAFIIADSRNFNEEKERLIGYLNHTLELGKEHFEGKASISFGPMSAQEWNNQFYKHLDHHLNQFGV, from the coding sequence ATGAAAGATATCTTTGATCCAGCTGTCACTGCTGAATTAGTAAACAGGATCAACCAATTGACACCTGAAACTCAAGGACTTTGGGGAAAAATGAGTGTAGACCAAATGCTTGCACATTGTAATGTGGCCTACGAAATGGCATTTACTGATAAACATGCAAAACCTAATGCGTTTGTTCGGTTTCTCCTTAGGACTTTTGTGAAAAAAGGTGTTGTCAATGAAAAACCCTATCCAAAAAATATCAGAACCGCTCCTGCTTTTATCATTGCTGACTCTAGAAATTTCAATGAGGAAAAGGAACGTTTGATTGGTTACTTGAATCATACGCTAGAATTGGGAAAGGAACACTTTGAAGGAAAAGCATCTATTTCCTTTGGGCCAATGTCTGCTCAAGAATGGAATAATCAATTCTATAAACATTTGGATCATCATCTGAATCAATTTGGCGTATGA
- a CDS encoding redoxin domain-containing protein — MKSKLKIVLVVELLLLLTFLLTKCNSKSVDEIGGEQSVSDQGESSFVANPQMVEEKPIGKLAIGDKAPDFNLPGVDGDFHQLSDYREADVLVVNFTCNHCPTAQAYEDRFIQAVEDYKGKNVAFVAISTNSPIAILPEELGYTDLSDTYEEMKIRAKDKGYNFPYLYDGDQHEFSLAYGPTATPHVFVFEKDRKLTYSGRIDASEKPGSANAEDLRNAIDLTLQGESLPPDQAQTPSFGCSMKWAWKNEYTIKTNKAWKEKEVNLEKLSPSELVELLKNDTDELLLVNFWATWCGPCIIEYPEFVTLQRMYGERDFQFVSISMDNPDQEAKALKFLKGKASALPNYIMNTDDKYEVIKVVGENWDGSLPITLLVEPGGEIAYFIPGTIDLLDLKRQIVDHPLIGRYY, encoded by the coding sequence ATGAAATCAAAGTTGAAAATTGTTCTCGTTGTTGAACTACTATTGCTTTTAACTTTTCTGCTGACAAAATGTAATAGCAAATCAGTTGATGAAATAGGAGGAGAACAGTCTGTTTCAGATCAGGGGGAGTCAAGTTTTGTAGCAAATCCTCAAATGGTGGAGGAAAAGCCAATTGGAAAATTGGCAATAGGAGATAAGGCCCCAGATTTTAACTTACCTGGGGTCGATGGCGATTTCCATCAACTCTCAGACTATCGTGAAGCAGATGTATTGGTAGTGAACTTTACCTGTAATCACTGCCCAACTGCACAAGCTTATGAAGATCGATTTATTCAAGCTGTGGAAGACTACAAAGGTAAAAACGTTGCTTTTGTAGCTATTTCCACTAATAGCCCCATCGCTATTCTTCCAGAGGAGTTGGGATATACCGACCTCAGTGATACCTATGAGGAAATGAAAATCAGGGCGAAGGACAAAGGCTATAATTTTCCTTATTTATATGACGGAGACCAACACGAATTTTCTTTGGCATATGGGCCCACTGCCACACCACATGTATTTGTATTCGAAAAGGATAGAAAATTGACCTATTCCGGAAGAATCGATGCTTCTGAAAAACCAGGCAGTGCGAATGCTGAGGATTTAAGAAATGCCATTGATTTGACTTTGCAGGGAGAAAGTCTTCCCCCTGATCAAGCTCAAACTCCATCTTTTGGCTGTTCTATGAAATGGGCCTGGAAAAATGAATACACCATTAAAACCAATAAAGCCTGGAAAGAAAAAGAAGTGAATTTGGAAAAATTATCGCCCTCTGAGTTAGTTGAACTTCTTAAAAATGATACAGATGAATTGCTACTTGTGAACTTCTGGGCTACTTGGTGTGGACCCTGTATTATTGAGTATCCTGAGTTTGTTACCCTTCAAAGAATGTATGGGGAACGTGATTTTCAATTCGTTTCCATAAGCATGGATAATCCAGATCAGGAAGCCAAAGCTTTGAAGTTTTTGAAAGGAAAAGCCTCTGCCTTACCCAATTACATCATGAACACCGATGACAAATATGAAGTGATCAAGGTGGTTGGAGAAAACTGGGACGGAAGTTTACCGATCACCTTGTTGGTGGAACCAGGAGGGGAAATAGCCTATTTCATTCCCGGAACCATTGATTTACTTGACCTCAAAAGACAAATTGTGGACCACCCATTAATCGGGAGATATTATTGA
- a CDS encoding TetR family transcriptional regulator, with protein MATKVSADRKREIIEGFYQLSKENGIENTSIAKIGKHLGMPPSLIMHYFPTRDILISNLISFILKRLLQIYTPIIKELRVQNYTDPHTFVERMFSRDWNLLIDDGVFYSCFSLIFRNDTIKREYRNLHLKLRENLKEILDQDEKLNKKDTALLSEQIFVVVEGAYYYLSMIDDQELYEQKVEIFKNQVYDLLRG; from the coding sequence ATGGCAACAAAGGTTTCTGCTGATAGAAAAAGAGAAATAATTGAAGGATTTTATCAGCTTTCCAAAGAAAATGGAATTGAGAACACATCCATTGCCAAAATCGGAAAACACCTAGGAATGCCTCCTAGTTTGATTATGCATTATTTCCCCACTAGGGACATATTAATATCCAATCTCATATCCTTTATCCTAAAGAGATTATTGCAAATTTATACACCTATTATCAAGGAATTGAGGGTTCAAAACTATACTGATCCTCATACATTTGTGGAGCGAATGTTTTCTAGAGATTGGAACCTGTTAATTGATGATGGGGTATTTTATAGTTGCTTTAGTTTGATTTTCAGGAATGACACCATTAAGCGGGAATACCGAAACCTTCATCTCAAACTCAGAGAAAATTTGAAGGAGATTCTTGATCAAGATGAAAAATTGAATAAAAAAGATACTGCACTACTTTCTGAGCAAATCTTTGTAGTAGTAGAAGGGGCTTACTATTATTTATCCATGATTGATGATCAAGAACTTTATGAGCAAAAAGTGGAGATTTTTAAAAACCAGGTTTACGATTTGCTAAGAGGATGA
- a CDS encoding SusC/RagA family TonB-linked outer membrane protein encodes MEQVLQRIPDRNSLIRRAGLMIFLVVTFAISSFAQSQIKGTITDKSGLGMPGVSVLEKGTQNGTITDLDGSYTIEVSNEDAVLVFSFIGYKTMEQPVRGNSIIDLTFEEEDTLLEQVVVVGYGTQKKVNVTGAVDQLAGEEIADRPIANVMQGLQGMSPGLNITYQGGRPGSVPNINIRGFTSINGGDPLIIIDGIAGNNSDLLRLNPSDIESYSVLRDAASAAIYGARAAFGVILITTKKGTSGNQRITYNNYFAWGRPSVLPEPVTDPYIHSRVLETSTNNTPWDYVNYSDAHYQWAKERSEDPSIEDTRLDPNNPNRWAYMGNYDWYDYFFNKSSFSTNHSLAISGNSGGKMPMGYYVSGDYTNENGLNKLADDYWKRYSLRARVTAKPLKWLDVDNNLNIYQTKREDPTNNITSVYNLRPIDVAVNPDGTWANTETGRLAARLVDGGENQENMFGFQNILGATGTMLNGDLIFKGTASFKREQWKYHWDRKKYNIGFGPEDIRTEGGDGSVIERNGTLNTTILDFYGRYSKTLGKHNFGILAGYNQENYDYSTIQAERRVLISSSLPYIGLTTGESFITPSYSAYSVRSLFGRINYTFNDKYILEVNGRYDGSSRFPSDNRWGFFPSVSASWLMMDEGFFQPLTNVISTFKVRASYGSLGNQNVANFGYIQALPTNLSSYLIDGSKKTIITSAPSLAVDPNFYTWEEVISTNVGLDFGFLGDRISGTFDYFIRDTKGMLTDPVELPGVLGTAPPKQNAADLRTKGFDLSIGYRDQVGSTSNPVTFGVKMILSDSRSTITKFQNEQNLFSNWRVGQEVGELWGLESDGLFANEDEIAQLDQTSIVPWGALDIVPGWPKYVDQDNDGKIERGQSQDDPKDLRLIGNTTARYRYGANINVGWSGFDLSIFLQGVAKRDYYPSRYLFWGPYQQPYGNVYPWNLDFYRAEADGADLLAQHSQSYIEAGLAEQNLDSSYPVLQSWLADANYGAGLDIPQTNYLLSGAYLRLKNITLGYSLPQVLTDRLNVTKVRFYVTGENLYEISAIKKYVDPESVNASSGDANSYPFQRKFAFGINIDL; translated from the coding sequence ATGGAACAAGTTTTACAAAGAATCCCAGACCGAAACTCCTTGATAAGGAGGGCAGGCCTTATGATTTTTTTGGTTGTGACTTTTGCGATTAGTTCGTTTGCACAATCTCAAATCAAAGGAACGATCACTGATAAATCAGGATTAGGAATGCCTGGAGTATCCGTATTGGAAAAAGGTACTCAAAATGGTACAATCACTGATTTGGATGGATCTTATACCATTGAGGTTTCCAATGAAGATGCTGTATTGGTTTTTTCTTTCATTGGATATAAGACCATGGAGCAGCCTGTGAGAGGAAACAGTATCATTGATCTTACTTTCGAAGAAGAAGATACGTTGCTGGAGCAGGTAGTTGTAGTTGGCTACGGAACTCAGAAAAAGGTAAATGTAACAGGTGCCGTGGATCAATTGGCTGGAGAAGAAATTGCCGATAGACCTATCGCGAATGTCATGCAAGGCCTTCAAGGGATGAGTCCTGGATTGAACATTACCTATCAAGGAGGTAGACCTGGATCCGTTCCTAATATCAATATTAGAGGTTTTACTTCTATCAATGGAGGAGACCCTTTGATAATAATTGACGGAATTGCAGGAAACAACAGCGATTTATTGAGGTTGAATCCTTCTGATATTGAATCTTACTCCGTACTTAGAGATGCTGCTTCAGCTGCCATTTATGGTGCCAGAGCCGCATTTGGAGTGATTTTGATTACCACCAAAAAAGGAACATCCGGTAATCAGCGAATTACCTACAATAACTATTTTGCATGGGGTCGTCCTTCTGTTCTACCAGAACCTGTCACAGATCCGTATATCCATTCCAGAGTATTAGAAACATCTACCAATAATACCCCATGGGATTATGTCAATTATTCTGATGCACATTACCAATGGGCAAAAGAGAGATCTGAAGATCCTTCTATCGAGGACACTAGATTAGATCCCAATAACCCAAACCGTTGGGCATACATGGGTAATTATGACTGGTATGATTACTTCTTCAATAAATCCAGTTTCTCTACTAACCATAGTTTAGCAATCAGTGGAAATAGTGGAGGTAAAATGCCAATGGGCTATTACGTCTCAGGTGACTATACCAATGAAAACGGGTTAAATAAATTAGCTGATGACTATTGGAAAAGATATTCTCTTAGAGCTAGAGTGACAGCTAAGCCTTTGAAATGGCTAGATGTAGATAATAACTTAAACATCTACCAGACTAAGAGAGAAGATCCAACAAATAACATTACTAGCGTCTATAACTTAAGACCAATTGATGTGGCGGTCAACCCAGATGGTACTTGGGCAAATACGGAAACTGGAAGATTGGCTGCCAGATTAGTAGATGGTGGAGAGAATCAAGAAAACATGTTCGGTTTCCAAAATATCTTGGGAGCTACAGGTACGATGTTAAATGGAGATTTGATTTTCAAAGGAACGGCCAGTTTCAAAAGAGAGCAGTGGAAATACCATTGGGATAGAAAGAAATACAATATTGGCTTTGGTCCGGAAGACATTAGAACAGAAGGTGGAGATGGATCTGTAATCGAAAGAAATGGAACCTTGAATACTACTATTTTGGATTTTTATGGTCGATATTCCAAAACTCTTGGTAAGCATAACTTCGGAATTTTAGCAGGATACAATCAGGAGAATTACGATTACTCTACAATTCAAGCAGAAAGAAGAGTGTTGATTTCTTCTTCCCTTCCATACATTGGCTTAACAACAGGGGAATCCTTTATCACGCCGTCTTATAGTGCCTATTCTGTCAGAAGTTTGTTTGGTAGAATTAACTATACCTTCAATGATAAGTATATCCTTGAGGTGAATGGACGATACGATGGATCATCAAGATTCCCAAGTGACAACCGTTGGGGTTTCTTCCCTTCCGTTTCTGCTTCTTGGCTAATGATGGATGAAGGTTTCTTCCAGCCATTGACTAATGTAATTTCTACATTCAAAGTAAGAGCTTCTTATGGTAGTTTAGGAAACCAGAATGTAGCCAATTTTGGATATATCCAGGCTTTGCCGACCAATCTATCTAGCTACCTAATAGACGGTAGTAAGAAAACAATAATTACCTCTGCTCCTTCTTTGGCTGTAGATCCTAACTTCTATACTTGGGAAGAAGTAATTTCTACTAACGTTGGTTTGGATTTTGGATTTTTAGGAGATCGAATCAGTGGTACTTTTGATTATTTTATCCGAGATACCAAAGGAATGCTAACTGACCCAGTTGAACTTCCAGGAGTATTGGGAACCGCACCTCCGAAACAAAATGCAGCTGATTTAAGAACAAAAGGATTTGATCTTTCCATTGGATATAGAGATCAGGTAGGAAGTACTTCCAACCCAGTAACCTTTGGTGTGAAAATGATCCTTTCAGATTCTAGATCTACCATTACCAAATTCCAAAATGAACAAAATTTATTCTCCAATTGGAGAGTAGGCCAAGAAGTGGGCGAATTGTGGGGACTTGAAAGTGATGGGTTATTTGCCAATGAGGATGAAATCGCTCAATTGGATCAAACAAGTATCGTACCGTGGGGAGCATTGGATATTGTACCAGGCTGGCCAAAATATGTAGACCAAGACAATGATGGTAAAATCGAAAGAGGTCAATCTCAAGATGATCCAAAAGATTTGAGATTAATTGGTAATACTACTGCGAGGTATCGATATGGAGCGAACATTAATGTAGGCTGGAGTGGATTTGACTTATCTATTTTCTTACAAGGTGTAGCAAAAAGAGATTATTACCCAAGTCGTTACCTCTTTTGGGGACCTTACCAGCAGCCTTATGGGAATGTATATCCTTGGAACCTTGATTTCTATAGAGCCGAAGCAGACGGAGCAGATTTATTGGCTCAGCACTCTCAATCTTACATTGAAGCAGGTTTAGCAGAGCAAAATTTGGATTCAAGCTATCCGGTACTTCAATCTTGGTTGGCAGATGCCAATTATGGAGCGGGGTTGGATATTCCTCAAACTAATTATTTACTAAGCGGTGCTTACTTAAGACTTAAAAACATCACTCTTGGTTATAGCCTTCCTCAGGTGTTAACGGATAGGCTGAATGTAACCAAAGTAAGATTTTATGTGACTGGAGAGAACTTATATGAAATCTCTGCCATCAAGAAATATGTAGATCCGGAATCGGTTAACGCGTCCAGTGGAGATGCAAATTCCTATCCATTCCAGAGAAAATTTGCATTCGGTATCAACATAGATCTGTAA
- a CDS encoding winged helix-turn-helix domain-containing protein, which produces MFKPLDPLLHSQLRLAVMSLLIGLEEAEFTFLKEKTEATAGNLSVQLDKLEKAGYIKIHKSFKGKRPLTTCKITSKGVKAFEAYVENLKNYIE; this is translated from the coding sequence GTGTTTAAGCCACTAGATCCTCTTCTTCACTCTCAATTAAGGCTGGCAGTTATGTCATTGTTAATAGGATTGGAGGAAGCAGAGTTTACTTTCTTAAAGGAAAAAACGGAAGCGACTGCGGGTAACCTGAGTGTTCAATTGGATAAACTCGAAAAGGCGGGTTATATCAAAATCCATAAGTCATTTAAGGGAAAAAGACCTTTGACCACCTGTAAAATCACTTCCAAAGGGGTAAAGGCTTTTGAAGCCTATGTAGAAAATTTAAAGAATTACATCGAGTAA
- a CDS encoding VOC family protein: MNHPAKSIRTFIGAKNFEESTRFYQTLGFTVKPLSKGFSLVTVKENICFYLQDYYFKEWCENCMIFLEVEQLESYWEAMKVLGLPDKFKGVKLSTIKHEEWGSEFFLHDPAGVLWHFGVFKNN; the protein is encoded by the coding sequence ATGAATCATCCAGCAAAATCAATTCGAACATTTATAGGAGCCAAAAATTTCGAAGAGAGTACGCGATTTTACCAAACCCTAGGTTTTACTGTAAAACCTCTAAGCAAAGGGTTCTCATTAGTGACTGTTAAGGAAAATATCTGCTTTTATCTACAGGACTATTATTTCAAAGAATGGTGTGAAAACTGCATGATTTTTTTGGAAGTGGAGCAGCTGGAATCTTATTGGGAAGCTATGAAAGTGCTTGGTCTTCCAGATAAGTTTAAAGGAGTCAAGTTGAGCACCATCAAACATGAAGAATGGGGAAGTGAGTTTTTTCTTCACGATCCAGCAGGAGTTCTATGGCACTTTGGAGTGTTTAAAAACAACTAA
- a CDS encoding copper resistance protein NlpE, whose product MKCLYSIFTLFFLVLLSSCSNQEVTKKDVVETTDDIQEQLREGLPIGDNSRTSLDWNGTYSGIVPCADCEGIETTLTLNQDMTYFIVTNYLGRNDALEETFNGTFKWDETGSKIFLEGVKYAPNQYKIGENQIWQLDKSGNMITGDLADHYILYKKP is encoded by the coding sequence ATGAAGTGCCTTTATTCAATTTTTACTCTCTTTTTTCTAGTCCTTCTAAGCTCTTGTTCCAATCAGGAAGTAACGAAAAAAGACGTGGTAGAAACAACTGATGATATACAGGAGCAATTACGCGAGGGGTTACCAATTGGAGACAACTCCAGAACCTCCTTGGATTGGAATGGGACTTATTCAGGGATCGTACCCTGCGCTGACTGCGAAGGGATAGAAACCACCCTGACACTCAATCAGGATATGACCTATTTCATAGTCACCAATTATTTAGGGAGGAATGATGCTTTGGAAGAAACCTTCAACGGAACCTTCAAATGGGATGAAACTGGTTCGAAAATATTCTTAGAAGGCGTAAAGTATGCTCCAAACCAATATAAAATCGGTGAAAATCAAATTTGGCAATTAGACAAATCAGGCAATATGATTACTGGAGACTTGGCCGACCATTACATCCTTTACAAAAAACCTTGA
- a CDS encoding energy transducer TonB, which translates to MKKLTSLFLILFFVGVGAMAQNSSGPAAMNQMLSKNVKYPAEVRAENKSGFVTLSISIDDSGYPMGEPTVYSSHEKLSEEILRTYALVKEKWDPSFLDGKKTGEDYLMTFEFRLSQGGEFIKNPLTKYKTPEKVDHLAALNKAIEENPYSSKLYHERGEYYQMIGENWLSKLDFNQSSFLKNQEITHVVIVGYGASNHPKSL; encoded by the coding sequence ATGAAAAAATTAACCTCACTATTTTTGATCTTATTTTTTGTAGGGGTTGGAGCAATGGCTCAAAACTCTAGTGGGCCAGCAGCCATGAATCAAATGTTGTCTAAAAATGTAAAATATCCAGCAGAGGTCAGGGCAGAGAATAAGTCTGGATTTGTCACTTTATCCATATCCATTGATGATTCTGGTTATCCCATGGGAGAGCCTACCGTTTATTCTTCTCATGAAAAATTATCTGAAGAAATACTAAGAACCTATGCACTGGTAAAAGAAAAATGGGATCCTAGTTTTTTAGATGGAAAAAAGACCGGTGAAGATTACTTGATGACTTTTGAGTTCCGCTTGAGCCAAGGTGGTGAGTTTATAAAAAATCCATTGACAAAGTATAAAACTCCTGAAAAAGTGGATCATCTTGCTGCATTAAATAAAGCAATTGAGGAAAACCCCTATTCTTCCAAACTATATCATGAAAGAGGGGAGTATTACCAAATGATTGGAGAAAACTGGCTTTCAAAATTAGACTTCAATCAAAGTTCATTTCTAAAAAATCAAGAGATAACCCATGTAGTGATTGTGGGATATGGAGCATCCAATCATCCAAAATCACTTTAA
- a CDS encoding Gfo/Idh/MocA family protein yields MSKSSFSRRKFIGTSLLSSIGLSSIPALSFANSNPAFKKDSETIKLGFIGVGRQAMGLLNNMMNNPSVDVIAGADVYEIKLQRFKERVARNYQEHQREAKEVRLYADYKELLANPEVDAVVIASPDHWHAMMAIDACHAGKDIYLEKPLTFTIHEGQELIKAVRGNNIVLAVGSMQRSAANFQHAVRMVQKGNLGKITEVLVNVGTPPHPKPYDLPKQEIPTGLDWKTWTGPLPDIHYNEELNPPISLNPEQNEKVWGAWRWYEETGGGLMTDWGAHMIDIAQWGIGMDRNGPVEIIPATDSSPLTYFYPNDVKIHITPFDEGRQGVKFFGEKGWIKVSRGQYDTNVPACERKFSNEETRFNAHHVDFIDSVKMRKDPIVPVEIGHSTCTSCTLGNIAHKLGRPLKWDPTKQVFIDDFEANTHLHYVYQHGYTLG; encoded by the coding sequence ATGAGTAAATCTTCTTTTTCAAGAAGGAAGTTTATTGGGACTTCCCTTCTTAGCTCTATTGGTCTTAGTAGCATCCCTGCACTCTCTTTTGCCAATTCTAACCCTGCCTTTAAAAAAGACTCCGAAACCATCAAATTAGGCTTTATTGGGGTAGGCAGGCAGGCAATGGGACTGCTTAATAATATGATGAACAATCCTTCTGTGGATGTGATAGCAGGAGCAGATGTGTACGAAATAAAGCTACAGCGTTTCAAAGAACGTGTGGCGAGGAATTATCAGGAGCATCAGCGAGAGGCCAAAGAAGTTCGACTTTACGCAGACTACAAGGAATTATTGGCAAACCCGGAAGTAGATGCGGTAGTCATTGCATCCCCTGATCACTGGCATGCCATGATGGCAATTGATGCTTGCCACGCTGGAAAAGATATTTACCTTGAAAAGCCGCTGACATTTACCATTCATGAAGGACAGGAATTAATCAAAGCTGTAAGAGGAAATAATATTGTGTTGGCAGTAGGAAGTATGCAACGATCCGCAGCTAACTTCCAACATGCTGTACGAATGGTACAAAAAGGAAACCTTGGTAAAATTACTGAAGTGCTAGTCAATGTTGGAACTCCTCCACACCCTAAGCCTTATGACCTACCTAAGCAGGAAATTCCTACAGGATTAGACTGGAAAACTTGGACAGGTCCTCTTCCAGATATTCATTATAACGAAGAACTAAACCCTCCTATCAGTTTAAATCCTGAACAAAATGAAAAAGTTTGGGGAGCTTGGAGATGGTACGAAGAAACCGGAGGTGGATTGATGACCGATTGGGGTGCACATATGATCGACATAGCACAATGGGGAATTGGAATGGATAGAAACGGACCAGTGGAGATTATACCTGCAACAGATTCCAGTCCACTCACCTATTTTTATCCAAATGATGTAAAAATACATATCACTCCATTTGATGAGGGGCGCCAAGGAGTCAAGTTCTTTGGTGAAAAAGGCTGGATAAAAGTTTCACGTGGGCAATACGATACCAATGTTCCGGCATGTGAAAGAAAATTCAGTAATGAAGAAACCAGATTCAATGCTCATCACGTCGACTTTATCGATTCAGTTAAAATGAGAAAAGATCCTATTGTCCCTGTGGAAATAGGCCATAGTACTTGTACTTCCTGCACCCTGGGTAACATCGCTCATAAACTGGGAAGACCATTGAAATGGGATCCAACGAAACAAGTGTTTATCGATGATTTTGAAGCCAACACGCATTTGCATTACGTGTACCAGCATGGGTATACCTTAGGCTAA
- a CDS encoding metallophosphoesterase family protein, giving the protein MNRRKFLTNAGLVSAGIGLPAVSSAEEKKMGKKPVLTVAHITDVHIRPEEDVPSRAIDWLKIVKKHQPDFYLNGGDSIHDASYEGVTKDRVIAQWEVWDQFRDEIKESEVYSCIGNHDPWWDVADKDQEPMYGKPYVVERLGMPSLYYSFDKNGWHFIILDGNHEGISLGEVQMNWLESDLSQLAANTPTLIMSHFPITSITNALVGGQHKDHKELKKLFYQHKDKVRVCLSGHQHLLDRTWYNDVHYFCNGSLSGFWWGDGDKESAGKQYYLETPPGYAILKLYEDGQVENEYFPLR; this is encoded by the coding sequence ATGAATAGAAGAAAGTTTTTAACCAATGCTGGACTGGTATCGGCAGGGATCGGATTACCGGCGGTTTCATCTGCTGAAGAGAAAAAAATGGGTAAGAAACCTGTTTTAACAGTAGCCCATATCACAGATGTGCATATTCGGCCTGAAGAGGATGTCCCTTCTAGAGCCATTGACTGGTTGAAAATTGTAAAAAAGCATCAACCAGATTTTTACTTAAATGGAGGAGATAGCATTCATGATGCTTCGTATGAAGGAGTAACAAAGGATCGAGTTATTGCACAATGGGAAGTTTGGGATCAATTTCGGGATGAAATCAAAGAAAGTGAGGTCTACAGTTGCATTGGTAACCATGATCCTTGGTGGGACGTCGCTGATAAGGATCAGGAGCCTATGTATGGGAAACCCTATGTAGTGGAGCGTTTAGGAATGCCATCCCTTTATTACAGCTTTGATAAAAACGGTTGGCATTTTATCATTTTGGATGGAAATCACGAGGGAATCAGCCTAGGTGAAGTGCAGATGAACTGGTTAGAAAGTGACCTAAGTCAGCTTGCTGCAAATACTCCGACTTTGATCATGTCTCACTTTCCAATTACTTCTATTACCAATGCTTTGGTTGGGGGACAGCATAAGGATCATAAAGAATTAAAAAAATTATTCTATCAACATAAAGATAAAGTTCGAGTGTGCTTAAGTGGTCATCAACATTTGTTGGACAGAACCTGGTACAATGATGTACACTATTTTTGCAATGGATCTCTGAGTGGTTTTTGGTGGGGGGATGGAGACAAAGAATCTGCAGGAAAACAGTATTACTTAGAGACTCCTCCTGGATATGCCATCTTGAAATTATATGAAGATGGTCAGGTGGAAAATGAATATTTTCCTCTGAGATAA